The following proteins are co-located in the Leishmania donovani BPK282A1 complete genome, chromosome 26 genome:
- a CDS encoding trifunctional enzyme alpha subunit, mitochondrial precursor-like protein, translating to MNRAESSANALGEEFVKNMNTALDIVESLVAKGETQFAILASAKSTFCVGADIDQMYTVTDPAVAVQVPTVGHKLFNRIEQEKFPIVAAINGLALGGGFEMSLACHQRLMASTAKVGFPECLLGLLPGGGGTVRTQRLCGLTKTVQWIMTSKQIKPQEAKSAGACDVIIPADDRWNGEHRFYEGVRKWAGQYLSDKPARLSKRKNISLMDRVLESTTFGRRKVADETIKMLNKKTKGKYIAQYKALECIMYSATHSDQQGFDKECRGFAELLCSPEAKNQMSLYFLQEGMKKSADKTGVPKDTVMPVNRVGVIGAGVMGSGIVHYFAKNNIPVAVKDLTEESVKQGITNVRAEFERAVRRKRMVTAELDGKMALVTGGTTNEVFRGADVIVEAAVEVMDIKKKVIQQLEKDGILHSKSLFATNTSSLSLTEMQTVAKCPHNIVGMHFFNPVSKMPLVEVIKGKSTSAEAAAAIFNLALKTGKIPIIVKDGPGFLVNRILGVYMAEAGRLAVDERCHPACVDEAILAFGMPMGPFRLLDEVGLDVACHVGPVLANGLKSDRFSVSATISQMVADGYLGRKNKKGFYAYAAEGKETGLNSAVLQKYLGEELSASISETEIVDRCVLLMVNEATRILDEGIAMSPEDVDTGMVWGTGFPPFRGGLLQYADHRGIANVVAALEQLQRKTKRDYFAPTETLKKMAIEGRRFFPTRPYVPYQERHGYPKVTY from the coding sequence ATGAACCGCGCCGAGTCGAGCGCCAACGCGTTGGGCGAGGAATTTGTGAAGAACATGAATACAGCACTGGATATTGTGGAGTCTCTCGTTGCGAAGGGTGAAACCCAATTCGCCATCCTGGCGAGCGCCAAGTCGACGTtctgcgtcggcgctgaCATTGACCAGATGTACACCGTGACGGAcccagcggtggcggtgcaggtgCCGACCGTGGGGCACAAGCTCTTCAATCGCATTGAGCAGGAGAAGTTCCCCATAGTCGCTGCTATCAACGGCCTcgccctcggcggcggctttgaGATGTCGCTTGCGTGCCATCAGCGGCTAATGGCCTCTACTGCGAAGGTGGGCTTTCCAGAGTGTCTGCTTGGTCTTCTGccgggcggcggtggcacggtgcggacgcagcggctgtgcggGCTTACCAAGACGGTGCAGTGGATCATGACCTCGAAGCAGATCAAGCCTCAGGAAGCCAAGTCGGCCGGCGCGTGTGACGTTATCATCCCCGCCGACGACCGGTGGAATGGCGAGCACCGCTTCTACGAGGGTGTACGCAAGTGGGCTGGGCAGTACCTGTCCGACAAGCCCGCTCGCTTGTCGAAGCGGAAGAACATTTCGCTGATGGATCGGGTGCTCGAGAGCACAACCTTCGGCCGCCGCAAGGTCGCCGACGAGACCATCAAGATGCTGAACAAGAAGACAAAGGGCAAGTACATTGCGCAGTACAAGGCGCTGGAGTGCATCATGTACTCCGCCACACACAGCGACCAGCAGGGCTTTGACAAGGAGTGCCGCGGCTTCGCTGAGCTGCTGTGCAGCCCAGAGGCGAAGAACCAGATGTCCCTGTACTTTCTGCAAGAGGGCATGAAGAAGAGCGCGGACAAGACGGGCGTGCCCAAGGACACGGTGATGCCCGTGAACCGCGTTGGTGTGAttggcgccggcgtcatGGGCTCCGGCATTGTGCACTACTTCGCCAAGAACAACATCCCGGTGGCAGTGAAGGACTTGACAGAGGAGTCCGTGAAGCAGGGCATCACCAACGTCCGTGCCGAGTTTGAGCGGGCCGTGCGTCGCAAGCGCATGGTAACGGCAGAGCTGGACGGGAAGATGGCCCTTGTGACGGGCGGCACCACCAACGAGGTCTTTCGTGGCGCGGACGTTATTGTCGAGGCCGCCGTGGAGGTGATGGACATCAAGAAGAAGGTGATTCAGCAGCTGGAAAAGGATGGCATCCTCCACTCCAAGAGCCTCTTCGCCACGAACACGTCCTCGCTGAGCTTGACCGAGATGCAGACGGTGGCCAAGTGTCCGCACAACATCGTTGGCATGCACTTCTTCAACCCTGTATCGAAGATGCCGCTGGTGGAGGTCATCAAGGGCAAGAGTACTTCGGCcgaggccgcggccgccatcTTCAACCTCGCCCTCAAGACGGGCAAGATTCCAATCATCGTGAAAGATGGCCCGGGATTTCTGGTGAACCGCATCCTCGGCGTATACATGGCAGAGGCCGGGCGGCTGGCGGTGGATGAGCGGTGCCACCCAGCGTGTGTGGATGAGGCTATTCTGGCCTTTGGCATGCCGATGGGGCCCTTCCGCCTCTTGGATGAGGTTGGCCTCGACGTCGCCTGTCACGTGGGGCCGGTACTGGCCAACGGCCTGAAGAGCGACCGCTTCAGCGTCAGCGCGACCATCTCCCAGATGGTCGCGGACGGCTACCTCGGCCGCAAGAACAAGAAGGGCTTCTACGCCTACGCGGCGGAAGGGAAGGAAACGGGGCTGAACAGCGCAGTCCTGCAAAAGTATCTCGGCGAGGAGCTgagcgcctccatctccgAGACGGAGATAGTGGACCGCTGCGTCTTGCTCATGGTGAACGAAGCAACCCGCATCCTCGACGAGGGGATCGCGATGTCGCCCGAGGATGTTGACACGGGGATGGTGTGGGGCACCGGCTTTCCGCCGTTCCGTGGCGGGTTGCTGCAGTACGCCGACCACCGCGGCATCGCCAACGTTGttgcggcgctggagcaaCTGCAGCGGAAGACGAAGCGAGACTACTTTGCCCCCACTGAGACACTGAAAAAGATGGCCATCGAGGGCAGGCGCTTCTTCCCGACTCGTCCGTACGTGCCGTACCAGGAGCGCCACGGATACCCTAAGGTGACGTACTAG